Proteins found in one Geomonas subterranea genomic segment:
- a CDS encoding cytochrome C, translating into MLLKSLVFLILTTLLAAGCGGGSANNETGVSKLAQSQKCMSSDCHARSESPGTKALIVQEWMNSTHNLNNGAGCADCHEPHPGHPESCSKCHGGGSGVATKNPDAVGKCNKCHGLAHPDDIQMRLAPQHYGNTTDTGASRASYVSSNYVGNCRKCHNPHDPTTAMSANAEWAQSGHGDVLSGARTRYDFKTRGSYEPVNLTFQYYCVRCHTSTGYVNFVTSGFTDLKPFAGPGFAVVQNYPVKVAAGLLQPADTPSPDKSREVTACNVCHDNGEGRAYSWATRAVPAYNGYYNFSSANSSPTVKLNNKVIAYPNVTDSNVCVPCHSGRGIGSMIYDAVAAGMDFSNTNAPGAHDRAAALLTLRTGGYEFTGRSYVPARFLHGKIGVANEHGTGYDGPCVTCHMKTPSPHGFLPVEKDGAGRISSIVSTACAHCHTGDPVQMTAAVLQEEKDGYAAALAMLNVLKTDSTLPTNTLNPARSKVRPLANKNSDYNAAFPGGGANTMGAFFNSSLLQNDPGAFAHNHLYTKRLIYDSIDWLSNGVLDNDVEAAINNATLAVDDRTGKVSLSNPLRAGVYFVPAQLPTVPYAALLDPVKAAAIHYLMGGPGGARP; encoded by the coding sequence ATGCTGCTAAAAAGCCTTGTTTTCCTCATTCTCACTACGCTCCTGGCGGCGGGGTGCGGAGGTGGTTCCGCCAACAACGAAACCGGGGTCTCGAAGCTGGCCCAGTCCCAGAAGTGCATGAGCTCCGACTGCCACGCCAGGTCGGAATCACCGGGCACCAAAGCATTGATCGTGCAGGAGTGGATGAATTCCACGCACAACCTCAACAACGGTGCGGGATGCGCCGACTGTCACGAGCCCCACCCCGGCCACCCGGAATCCTGTTCCAAATGCCACGGGGGAGGAAGCGGCGTAGCCACCAAGAACCCCGACGCGGTCGGCAAGTGCAACAAATGCCACGGGCTCGCGCACCCCGATGACATCCAGATGAGGCTCGCGCCGCAGCATTACGGCAACACGACCGATACGGGCGCCAGCCGCGCCTCGTACGTCAGTTCCAATTACGTCGGCAACTGCCGCAAGTGCCACAACCCGCACGACCCGACCACAGCGATGTCCGCCAACGCCGAGTGGGCTCAGTCCGGGCACGGCGACGTCCTCTCCGGCGCGCGAACCCGCTACGATTTCAAGACCCGCGGCAGCTACGAACCGGTAAACCTGACCTTCCAGTACTACTGCGTCCGCTGCCACACCTCCACCGGGTACGTCAACTTCGTGACCAGCGGCTTCACCGACCTGAAACCCTTCGCGGGTCCCGGCTTCGCGGTGGTGCAGAACTACCCGGTCAAAGTCGCGGCCGGTCTCTTGCAGCCTGCGGACACCCCCTCGCCGGACAAGTCCAGGGAAGTCACCGCCTGCAACGTCTGCCATGACAACGGAGAAGGCCGGGCCTACAGCTGGGCGACCCGCGCAGTACCAGCTTACAACGGATACTACAACTTCTCGTCCGCCAACAGTTCCCCGACCGTAAAGCTCAACAACAAGGTGATAGCCTACCCCAACGTGACCGACTCCAACGTCTGCGTCCCCTGCCATTCCGGCCGCGGCATCGGTTCCATGATCTATGACGCAGTGGCCGCCGGGATGGACTTCAGCAACACCAACGCCCCCGGAGCCCACGACCGCGCCGCCGCTCTCCTTACACTCCGCACCGGAGGCTACGAGTTCACCGGCAGATCCTACGTCCCGGCCAGGTTCCTCCACGGGAAAATCGGCGTGGCCAACGAGCACGGCACCGGCTACGACGGTCCCTGTGTCACCTGCCACATGAAAACTCCGTCCCCGCACGGTTTTCTCCCGGTGGAGAAGGACGGCGCCGGCAGGATATCCTCCATCGTCAGCACGGCGTGCGCCCACTGCCACACCGGTGACCCGGTACAGATGACTGCGGCCGTCCTGCAAGAGGAGAAGGACGGATACGCCGCGGCACTCGCCATGCTGAACGTCCTGAAGACGGATTCCACGCTGCCGACCAACACCCTCAACCCCGCGCGTTCCAAGGTGCGTCCCCTGGCGAACAAGAACTCCGACTACAACGCGGCCTTCCCCGGCGGCGGCGCGAACACCATGGGGGCCTTCTTCAACTCGAGCCTGCTGCAGAACGACCCCGGTGCCTTCGCGCACAACCACCTGTACACCAAGCGCCTCATCTACGACTCGATCGACTGGCTGAGCAACGGCGTTCTCGACAACGATGTCGAAGCTGCGATCAACAACGCAACCCTGGCAGTTGACGACAGGACCGGCAAGGTATCTCTCAGCAATCCGCTGAGGGCGGGAGTGTATTTCGTTCCGGCACAGCTTCCGACCGTCCCGTACGCCGCGCTGCTCGACCCGGTCAAAGCGGCCGCCATCCATTACCTCATGGGCGGACCCGGCGGGGCACGCCCGTAG
- a CDS encoding epoxyqueuosine reductase QueH: MKILLHICCAPCAIYPVKELRSAGLDVTGLFFNHNIHPYTEYKLRMEALKTYSKLVELEVLYREEYLLEEFLSNVAGEPQGRCAYCYRSRLEEAARSAAELGFKRFTSTLLYSRYQNQQMIRELGVKLGERYGVEFHYEDFRTGWQEGINLSKEMGLYRQKYCGCIYSEKERYVRK, encoded by the coding sequence ATGAAGATACTGCTGCACATATGCTGCGCCCCGTGCGCCATCTACCCGGTGAAGGAGCTGAGGTCCGCCGGGCTCGACGTCACGGGGCTCTTCTTCAACCACAACATCCACCCGTACACCGAGTACAAGCTGCGCATGGAAGCGCTGAAGACCTACTCGAAGCTGGTGGAACTTGAGGTGCTGTACCGGGAGGAATACCTCCTGGAGGAGTTTCTTTCCAACGTGGCGGGCGAGCCGCAGGGGCGCTGCGCCTACTGCTACCGCTCCCGTTTGGAGGAGGCCGCGCGGAGCGCGGCGGAACTTGGTTTCAAGAGATTCACATCGACCCTGCTTTACAGCCGCTATCAAAACCAGCAGATGATCCGCGAACTCGGTGTCAAACTGGGCGAGCGCTACGGCGTGGAATTCCACTACGAAGACTTCCGTACCGGCTGGCAGGAGGGGATCAACCTCTCCAAGGAGATGGGGCTGTACCGCCAGAAATACTGCGGCTGCATCTACAGCGAGAAGGAACGCTACGTCAGGAAATAG
- a CDS encoding DUF2905 domain-containing protein → MPSFGKSLIILGLIIAAIGALFTLAGRIPWLGRLPGDIYVKKENFTFYFPLATSIIISLVLSFILWLFRR, encoded by the coding sequence ATGCCCTCCTTTGGCAAATCCCTCATCATCCTCGGCCTTATCATCGCCGCCATCGGCGCGCTCTTCACCCTCGCCGGCCGTATCCCGTGGCTGGGACGGCTGCCGGGCGACATCTACGTGAAGAAGGAGAACTTCACTTTCTACTTCCCGCTCGCCACCAGCATCATCATCTCGCTGGTGCTCTCCTTCATCCTCTGGCTGTTCCGCAGGTAA
- the hpnI gene encoding bacteriohopanetetrol glucosamine biosynthesis glycosyltransferase HpnI: MLRQALPFLAIAPSLAYAAITLHCGRSFFAASAGLPDYAPPVSILKPVRGVDGDSFENFSFFCRQDYPCYQIVFAVASHDDPVIPIIRQLMQTYRETDIELVIDPAIHGANYKVCNLMHAYAKAKHPLLVVCDSDIRVEDQYLRQVCAPFADPEVGLVTSLYRSSEVKGTGCAIEALGFCCEMIPNVMAALKLEGLSFALGASMAVRREALERIGGFEALVDYLADDYQLGNMIHRAGYRLELSPYFVESMMRGDERLSELLSRQLRWGRTMRVSRPGGYLASGITLPFPGALVALLLSGFTAAGWLAAALLYLVRAAVCTTYSRLLVQDRLLPRWLWLLPLRDALSFGVWALSLIGNRVRWRGDLFLLEKGGRIVPVGEKANPPVPPSQRGGRGFACSGLNVQFLSGYGGTSARWA, encoded by the coding sequence ATGCTGCGCCAAGCCCTCCCGTTCCTCGCCATCGCACCTTCCCTCGCTTACGCCGCGATCACGCTTCACTGCGGCCGCAGCTTCTTCGCTGCGTCCGCCGGGCTGCCGGACTACGCGCCGCCGGTCTCCATCCTGAAACCGGTGCGGGGCGTGGACGGCGACAGCTTCGAAAACTTTTCCTTTTTCTGCCGGCAGGACTACCCCTGCTACCAGATCGTCTTCGCCGTCGCCTCTCACGACGACCCCGTGATTCCCATCATCCGGCAGCTGATGCAGACCTACCGGGAAACGGATATCGAGCTGGTTATCGACCCGGCCATCCACGGGGCCAACTACAAGGTCTGCAACCTTATGCACGCCTACGCGAAGGCGAAGCATCCGCTGCTGGTGGTCTGTGACAGCGACATCAGGGTGGAGGATCAGTACCTGCGCCAGGTCTGCGCCCCCTTCGCCGACCCTGAGGTCGGACTGGTGACTTCGCTGTACCGAAGCTCCGAGGTGAAAGGGACCGGCTGCGCCATCGAGGCGCTCGGTTTTTGCTGCGAGATGATACCCAACGTGATGGCTGCGCTGAAACTGGAGGGGCTTTCGTTCGCACTGGGGGCGTCGATGGCGGTGCGCCGGGAGGCGCTGGAGCGGATCGGAGGCTTCGAGGCACTGGTCGACTATCTCGCTGACGACTACCAGTTGGGGAACATGATCCACAGGGCCGGCTATCGCTTGGAGCTATCGCCGTACTTCGTGGAAAGCATGATGCGCGGGGACGAGAGACTCTCCGAGCTCCTGTCGCGACAGCTGCGCTGGGGGCGCACCATGCGGGTTTCCCGGCCGGGAGGGTATCTGGCTTCCGGCATCACGCTCCCGTTTCCGGGGGCGCTTGTAGCGCTGCTGCTCTCGGGATTCACGGCGGCGGGATGGCTGGCGGCGGCGCTCCTTTACCTAGTGCGGGCGGCCGTTTGCACCACGTACAGCCGGCTATTGGTGCAGGACCGACTCCTGCCGCGCTGGCTTTGGCTCCTGCCGCTGCGGGACGCGCTTTCTTTCGGCGTCTGGGCGCTGTCGCTCATCGGAAACCGGGTGCGCTGGCGCGGGGATCTGTTCCTGCTGGAGAAGGGGGGACGGATAGTGCCGGTGGGAGAAAAAGCAAATCCCCCTGTCCCCCCTTCGCAAAGGGGGGGACGCGGGTTCGCGTGCAGCGGACTAAACGTACAGTTTCTCTCTGGATACGGAGGAACCTCTGCACGGTGGGCGTAA
- a CDS encoding tRNA (mnm(5)s(2)U34)-methyltransferase — MLDATCGNGLDTLLLADLVGEGGTVWAFDVQPQAINATRQLLEREGRLAQVRLVEVGHERLADFVPQGITAAAFNLGYLPGGDTGLITDPANTVAALGQAAELLAPRGIVTIALYTGHAGGPEEAAAVEQWAATLHPGRFNVWRHRQLNRPDTAPYLVLVERIR; from the coding sequence GTGCTGGACGCCACCTGCGGCAACGGCCTCGATACCCTGCTGCTCGCGGATCTGGTCGGGGAGGGGGGGACGGTCTGGGCCTTCGACGTGCAGCCGCAGGCCATCAACGCCACCCGCCAACTGCTGGAGCGGGAAGGACGGCTGGCTCAGGTGCGACTCGTCGAGGTCGGGCACGAGCGGCTCGCCGACTTCGTGCCGCAGGGGATAACCGCCGCCGCCTTCAACTTGGGCTACCTCCCCGGGGGGGACACGGGCCTCATCACCGATCCGGCCAATACCGTGGCCGCGCTGGGGCAGGCTGCGGAACTCCTGGCCCCGCGCGGGATCGTCACCATCGCCCTCTACACCGGCCATGCCGGCGGCCCCGAGGAGGCTGCCGCGGTTGAGCAGTGGGCCGCCACTCTTCACCCGGGACGCTTCAACGTCTGGCGCCACCGGCAACTGAACCGACCGGACACCGCACCGTACCTGGTGCTGGTGGAAAGGATCCGCTGA
- a CDS encoding MMPL family transporter: protein MNEAPKTSLLFSLASRRPWLVLTFALLLSVLSIWLTAQRMEFLTGRDDLMPQNTSFNRDYRAFRAEFGSTEDIVVVIEGEDADKVGSFGSRLHDALVRDKAHFSDVFYPFALPYFRDNGLLFMPLEDIKELRRNLTLAAPALRALSASPSVQTLFTHMTGSIGRYLAGDEKELPGILFMLDKLGAGFTTFGTGKGGVPSMESVFMNPDSAFARAGRQQILTALPVRDMTGFVPAKAAIAVVRAEVARLKALPEFKGVSVGLTGTPVLEHEEMTTSEKDITMATVVSLVLTVVLLLFAFRGVLNVFAAMVSLLVAISLSFGFATVAVGHLNILSMVFAVMLIGIGIEYGIQVVLRYQEELQLGAGEMVALETGVTRNVWAIVMAAATVAAAFLTFVFTDFRGIAELGIIAAGGVVICVLVTFTVLPALLVILTRYRKARTPATAARPGEHGVLARLMFGRPKLVIALTLALCVASLYPLSRVSFDYNLMNLQAKGLESVTYAYKLMRSKENSGYFAVVMADNAADAQAKTARLERLPSVDHVVSLNTLVPDHQQEKLAELAALRAELADVKPVPYEESLSLMELPKVFESFRNAAVSLKERLEQNRRPEAKQAAAFVATLDKFFAGLEKERDKNAVGMLQDFQGGMFKELPAKLELLKQSLAARAVTEADVPRELRSRFVGKTGKLMLQVAPKGEIFNREPLKNFVDEVRSVDPHATGEPVMVYESMTIMRDSYRLAFIYAFVAIVGILLIAFRSVKYALIGLVPLLVGLLFMVSGMWLFGISFNSANIIVMPLVLGIAVDSGIYIINRYRREEGSAAGVILSSTGVGVLLNTLTIMASFGALMVARHQGVFSIGAVMSLGMVACQIAFMVTLPAVLTLAGKKR, encoded by the coding sequence ATGAATGAAGCCCCCAAAACGAGTCTTTTGTTCTCCCTGGCGTCGCGCCGCCCCTGGCTGGTGCTTACCTTCGCGCTACTGTTGTCCGTTCTCTCCATCTGGCTCACCGCCCAGCGCATGGAGTTTCTCACCGGCCGCGACGACCTGATGCCGCAGAACACCTCCTTCAATCGCGACTACCGCGCCTTCCGCGCCGAGTTCGGCAGTACCGAGGACATCGTGGTGGTGATCGAGGGGGAGGACGCCGACAAGGTGGGGAGCTTCGGGAGCCGTCTGCACGACGCGCTGGTGAGGGACAAGGCGCACTTCTCCGATGTCTTCTATCCCTTCGCGCTCCCCTATTTCCGGGACAACGGCCTTCTGTTCATGCCTTTGGAGGACATCAAGGAGCTGCGCCGCAACTTGACCTTGGCGGCGCCGGCCCTGCGGGCGCTCTCCGCGTCCCCCTCGGTGCAGACGCTCTTCACCCACATGACCGGCAGCATCGGGCGCTACCTGGCCGGCGACGAGAAGGAGCTCCCGGGAATACTGTTCATGCTGGACAAGCTGGGGGCCGGCTTCACCACCTTCGGTACCGGGAAGGGGGGCGTCCCCTCGATGGAAAGCGTCTTCATGAATCCCGATTCCGCCTTTGCGCGCGCGGGACGCCAGCAGATACTGACCGCGCTCCCGGTGCGGGACATGACCGGGTTCGTCCCTGCCAAGGCGGCGATAGCCGTCGTCCGCGCCGAGGTGGCCCGCCTGAAGGCACTCCCCGAATTCAAGGGGGTGAGCGTGGGGCTCACCGGGACCCCGGTGCTGGAGCACGAGGAGATGACCACCAGTGAAAAGGACATCACCATGGCGACGGTGGTCTCCCTGGTGCTGACGGTGGTCCTGCTCCTCTTCGCCTTCCGCGGGGTGCTTAACGTCTTTGCCGCCATGGTTTCACTGCTGGTCGCCATCTCCCTCTCGTTCGGCTTCGCCACCGTCGCTGTCGGGCACCTGAACATCCTCTCCATGGTGTTTGCCGTAATGTTGATCGGCATCGGCATCGAGTACGGCATCCAGGTGGTGCTGCGCTACCAGGAGGAGCTGCAACTGGGGGCGGGGGAAATGGTCGCGCTGGAAACGGGAGTGACGAGGAACGTCTGGGCCATCGTCATGGCCGCAGCCACCGTCGCAGCCGCTTTCCTCACCTTCGTTTTCACCGACTTCCGCGGTATTGCCGAACTGGGCATCATCGCCGCCGGCGGTGTCGTCATCTGCGTCCTGGTCACCTTCACCGTGCTTCCCGCTTTGCTGGTGATCCTCACCCGGTACCGCAAGGCCCGCACCCCCGCAACGGCGGCACGCCCGGGCGAGCACGGGGTGCTGGCGCGTCTCATGTTCGGCCGGCCGAAGCTGGTGATCGCCCTGACGCTCGCCCTGTGCGTCGCCTCGCTCTATCCCCTCTCCCGGGTCTCCTTCGACTACAACCTCATGAACCTGCAGGCCAAGGGGCTGGAGTCGGTGACCTACGCCTACAAGCTGATGAGAAGCAAGGAGAACAGCGGCTACTTCGCCGTGGTCATGGCCGATAACGCCGCGGATGCCCAGGCGAAGACGGCCAGGCTGGAGCGGCTGCCGAGCGTCGACCACGTGGTGAGCCTGAACACCCTGGTGCCGGACCATCAGCAGGAGAAGCTTGCGGAGCTTGCCGCGCTGCGCGCGGAGCTTGCCGACGTGAAGCCCGTTCCGTACGAGGAGAGCCTCTCCCTCATGGAGCTCCCCAAGGTGTTCGAGTCCTTCAGAAACGCCGCCGTGTCGCTCAAGGAGCGGCTGGAGCAGAACCGCCGCCCGGAGGCGAAGCAGGCCGCCGCCTTCGTGGCGACCCTGGACAAGTTTTTCGCGGGTTTGGAAAAGGAAAGGGACAAGAACGCGGTGGGGATGCTCCAGGATTTCCAAGGGGGGATGTTCAAGGAGCTTCCGGCAAAGCTCGAGCTCCTGAAGCAGAGCCTCGCGGCCAGGGCGGTCACCGAGGCGGACGTGCCCAGGGAGCTCCGTTCCCGTTTCGTGGGCAAGACCGGGAAGCTCATGCTGCAGGTTGCCCCCAAGGGGGAGATCTTCAACCGCGAGCCGCTCAAGAACTTCGTGGACGAGGTGAGGAGCGTCGATCCTCATGCCACCGGGGAACCGGTGATGGTGTACGAATCCATGACCATCATGCGCGACTCCTATCGCCTCGCCTTCATCTACGCCTTCGTCGCCATCGTGGGGATACTCCTTATCGCCTTTAGGAGCGTGAAGTACGCGCTCATCGGGCTGGTGCCGCTGCTGGTGGGGCTTTTGTTCATGGTGAGCGGCATGTGGCTCTTCGGGATCAGCTTCAACTCGGCCAACATAATCGTCATGCCGCTCGTTTTGGGGATAGCGGTCGATTCGGGGATCTACATCATCAACCGGTACCGGCGCGAGGAGGGGAGCGCGGCGGGCGTCATCCTCAGTTCCACCGGGGTCGGGGTGCTGCTGAACACGCTTACCATCATGGCCAGCTTCGGCGCGCTCATGGTGGCGCGGCACCAGGGGGTGTTCAGCATCGGCGCGGTGATGTCGCTTGGGATGGTCGCCTGCCAGATAGCGTTCATGGTCACCCTCCCGGCGGTGCTGACGCTGGCGGGGAAAAAACGCTAG
- the shc gene encoding squalene--hopene cyclase codes for MTSPFKHPISHALTSFNGTVSEPELNVEHKAGATVHQFPPALWKSKPGKAKSPLDHAIEGSRDFFFREQLPKGYWWAELESNVTITAEYIMLLHFLGLVDHERERKMSNYLLSKQTEEGFWTIYYGGPGDLSTTIEAYFALKLAGYPAEHPALQKARAFILSKGGVIKSRVFTKIFLALFGEFDWLGVPSMPVELNLLPNWAYINIYEFSSWARATIIPLSIVMFKRPVHKLPPAQRVQELFVRPPRAIDYTFTKEEGILTWKNFFIGLDHMLKVYERSPIRPFRKRAMAKAEEWLLEHQEESGDWGGIQPAMLNAVLALSVLGYDNGHPAVAQGLKALEHFCIETDDHLVLQSCVSPVWDTALALKALVDSGVPSDHPSLVKGAQWLLDREVRRPGDWKIKSPDLEPGGWAFEFINDWYPDVDDSGFVMIALKGIEVKDRKAMNEAVKRGINWCLGMQSKNGGWGAFDKDNTRHILNKIPFADLEALIDPPTADLTGRMLELMGTFGYPITYPAAQRALEFLKKNQEPEGPWWGRWGVNYLYGTWSVLCGLAAIGENMEEPYIKKAVNWIKSRQNIDGGWGETCESYHDATLAGMGESTASQTGWALLGLMAAGEAQSSTVVRGIQYLISTQKQDGTWDETQYTGTGFPKYFMIKYHIYRNCFPLMALGTYRTLTGAAE; via the coding sequence GTGACGTCCCCCTTCAAACACCCCATATCACATGCACTCACCTCATTCAACGGCACCGTCAGTGAACCTGAACTGAACGTCGAACACAAGGCAGGGGCGACCGTCCATCAGTTCCCCCCCGCACTCTGGAAGAGTAAGCCGGGCAAGGCAAAGAGCCCCCTCGACCACGCTATTGAAGGCAGCCGCGACTTCTTCTTTCGTGAACAGCTTCCCAAAGGTTACTGGTGGGCCGAGCTTGAATCCAATGTCACCATAACGGCGGAATATATAATGCTGCTCCACTTCCTCGGGCTTGTTGATCACGAGCGCGAGCGCAAGATGAGCAACTACCTCCTCTCCAAACAGACCGAGGAGGGATTCTGGACCATCTACTACGGCGGTCCCGGCGACCTTTCCACCACCATCGAGGCCTACTTCGCCCTGAAGCTCGCGGGGTACCCCGCCGAGCACCCGGCACTCCAGAAGGCGCGCGCCTTCATCCTCTCCAAGGGAGGGGTGATCAAGTCGCGCGTCTTCACCAAGATCTTCCTGGCGCTGTTCGGCGAATTTGACTGGCTCGGCGTCCCCAGCATGCCGGTAGAGCTGAACCTGCTCCCGAACTGGGCCTACATCAACATCTACGAGTTCTCCAGCTGGGCCAGGGCGACCATCATCCCGCTCTCCATCGTGATGTTCAAGCGGCCGGTGCACAAGCTTCCCCCGGCGCAGAGGGTGCAGGAACTGTTCGTGCGGCCGCCGCGCGCCATCGACTACACCTTCACCAAGGAAGAAGGGATCCTCACCTGGAAGAACTTCTTCATCGGCCTGGACCACATGCTCAAGGTCTACGAGAGAAGCCCCATCCGTCCCTTCCGGAAGCGGGCGATGGCCAAGGCGGAAGAGTGGCTGCTGGAGCACCAGGAGGAGTCCGGGGACTGGGGCGGGATCCAGCCGGCCATGCTGAACGCGGTGCTCGCACTGAGCGTTCTTGGCTATGATAACGGGCACCCCGCCGTGGCCCAGGGGCTGAAGGCGCTGGAGCACTTCTGCATAGAGACCGACGACCATCTCGTCCTGCAGTCCTGCGTCTCGCCGGTGTGGGACACGGCGCTCGCCCTCAAGGCGCTCGTCGATTCGGGTGTGCCGTCGGACCACCCCTCCCTGGTGAAGGGCGCGCAATGGCTTTTGGACCGCGAGGTGAGAAGACCCGGGGACTGGAAGATCAAGTCACCCGACCTCGAGCCCGGCGGCTGGGCCTTCGAATTCATCAACGACTGGTACCCCGACGTCGACGACTCCGGCTTCGTCATGATCGCCCTGAAGGGGATCGAGGTGAAGGACCGCAAGGCGATGAACGAGGCCGTGAAGAGGGGCATCAACTGGTGCCTGGGGATGCAGAGCAAAAACGGCGGCTGGGGCGCCTTCGACAAGGACAACACCAGGCACATCCTGAACAAGATCCCCTTCGCCGACCTCGAGGCGCTCATCGACCCCCCCACGGCCGACCTCACCGGCCGGATGCTGGAACTGATGGGGACCTTCGGCTATCCCATCACCTACCCGGCTGCGCAGCGCGCCCTGGAGTTCCTGAAGAAGAACCAGGAGCCGGAAGGTCCGTGGTGGGGACGCTGGGGGGTGAACTACCTCTACGGAACCTGGAGCGTGCTCTGCGGGCTCGCCGCCATCGGCGAGAACATGGAGGAGCCCTACATAAAGAAGGCGGTCAACTGGATCAAGTCGCGCCAGAACATCGACGGCGGCTGGGGCGAGACCTGCGAATCCTACCACGACGCTACCCTGGCGGGGATGGGGGAAAGCACGGCATCGCAGACCGGGTGGGCACTCCTGGGCCTGATGGCGGCCGGCGAGGCGCAGTCATCCACCGTGGTGCGCGGCATCCAGTACCTGATCTCGACGCAGAAGCAGGACGGAACCTGGGACGAGACGCAGTACACCGGGACCGGGTTCCCCAAGTACTTCATGATCAAGTACCACATCTACCGCAACTGCTTCCCGCTCATGGCGCTGGGGACCTACCGGACCCTGACCGGCGCTGCGGAGTAA